In the Bos taurus isolate L1 Dominette 01449 registration number 42190680 breed Hereford chromosome 21, ARS-UCD2.0, whole genome shotgun sequence genome, one interval contains:
- the LOC781494 gene encoding uncharacterized protein isoform X1, with product MSSRRIIPEEDDVDTLCYFLRLPQVISICLAFSLVASMGNERGAVGNWCLAIWCLCFTVTVFISMYECFYCDWILPFFWYKLHITYACYATLFCLLTSIMYPIFYVQYLPYGPSRDRAIAASAFSCIACVLYAIDVAYTWKHYKFKNIPCYVHTLPGLLKILESAVACVIFVFISNTSLYLHQPALKWCVVVYSICFVQVAVAMLLKLSGWENRLPLWLPIFHLGQTMLSFLLYVSAMVLWPLYQFDEKLGGQPHWYSDMSCVDELTDYGCVWDQRLAVAILTAINLLILLNTGCLEGILKEFWMTSTPNQSLEYRKRSW from the coding sequence ATGTCTAGCAGACGGATAATTCCTGAGGAAGATGATGTGGACACACTGTGCTACTTCCTCCGCCTCCCGCAGGTGATCTCCATTTGTCTGGCCTTCTCCCTGGTGGCCAGCATGGGCAACGAGAGGGGGGCTGTAGGTAACTGGTGCCTAGCCATTTGGTGCCTCTGTTTCACTGTGACCGTCTTCATCTCTATGTACGAGTGCTTTTACTGCGACTGGATACTACCTTTTTTCTGGTACAAATTACATATCACCTATGCCTGCTATGCGACACTTTTCTGCCTCTTGACCTCCATCATGTACCCCATCTTCTACGTCCAGTACCTGCCTTATGGTCCTTCCCGAGACCGGGCCATCGCTGCCTCTGCGTTCTCCTGCATCGCGTGTGTGCTCTATGCCATAGATGTGGCCTACACATGGAAACACTATAAGTTCAAGAACATCCCCTGCTACGTGCACACATTACCAGGCCTGCTAAAGATTCTGGAGAGCGCTGTGGCCTGTGTCATCTTCGTCTTCATCAGCAACACCTCCCTGTACCTGCACCAGCCGGCCCTGAAGTGGTGCGTGGTCGTGTACTCCATCTGCTTCGTCCAGGTAGCCGTGGCCATGCTGCTGAAGCTGAGTGGCTGGGAGAACAGACTGCCCCTCTGGCTCCCCATTTTCCATCTGGGGCAGACCATGCTCTCATTCCTCCTCTATGTCAGTGCCATGGTCCTCTGGCCACTCTACCAGTTTGACGAGAAGTTAGGTGGACAACCCCACTGGTACAGTGATATGAGCTGTGTTGATGAGCTTACCGACTATGGCTGCGTCTGGGACCAGCGACTGGCTGTGGCCATCCTGACAGCCATCAACCTGCTGAT
- the LOC781494 gene encoding uncharacterized protein LOC781494 (The RefSeq protein has 9 substitutions compared to this genomic sequence) codes for MSTRRIIPEEDDVDTLCCFLRLPQVISMCLAFSLVASMGNERGAVGNWCLAIWCLCFTVTVFISMYDCFYYDRILPFFWYKLPITYACYATLFCLLTSIMYPIFYVQYLPYGPSRDRAIAASAFSCIACVLYAIDVAYTWKHYKFKNIPCYVHTLPGLLKILESAVACVIFVFISNTSLYLHQPALKWCVVVYSICFVQVAVAMLLKLSGWENRLPLRLPIFHLGQTMLSFLLYVSAMVLWPLYQFDEKLGGQPHWYTDMSCVDELTDYGCVWDQRLAVAILTAINLLMYVADLVYWTRQVL; via the coding sequence ATGTCTAGCAGACGGATAATTCCTGAGGAAGATGATGTGGACACACTGTGCTACTTCCTCCGCCTCCCGCAGGTGATCTCCATTTGTCTGGCCTTCTCCCTGGTGGCCAGCATGGGCAACGAGAGGGGGGCTGTAGGTAACTGGTGCCTAGCCATTTGGTGCCTCTGTTTCACTGTGACCGTCTTCATCTCTATGTACGAGTGCTTTTACTGCGACTGGATACTACCTTTTTTCTGGTACAAATTACATATCACCTATGCCTGCTATGCGACACTTTTCTGCCTCTTGACCTCCATCATGTACCCCATCTTCTACGTCCAGTACCTGCCTTATGGTCCTTCCCGAGACCGGGCCATCGCTGCCTCTGCGTTCTCCTGCATCGCGTGTGTGCTCTATGCCATAGATGTGGCCTACACATGGAAACACTATAAGTTCAAGAACATCCCCTGCTACGTGCACACATTACCAGGCCTGCTAAAGATTCTGGAGAGCGCTGTGGCCTGTGTCATCTTCGTCTTCATCAGCAACACCTCCCTGTACCTGCACCAGCCGGCCCTGAAGTGGTGCGTGGTCGTGTACTCCATCTGCTTCGTCCAGGTAGCCGTGGCCATGCTGCTGAAGCTGAGTGGCTGGGAGAACAGACTGCCCCTCTGGCTCCCCATTTTCCATCTGGGGCAGACCATGCTCTCATTCCTCCTCTATGTCAGTGCCATGGTCCTCTGGCCACTCTACCAGTTTGACGAGAAGTTAGGTGGACAACCCCACTGGTACAGTGATATGAGCTGTGTTGATGAGCTTACCGACTATGGCTGCGTCTGGGACCAGCGACTGGCTGTGGCCATCCTGACAGCCATCAACCTGCTGATGTATGTGGCCGACCTGGTGTACTGGACCCGCCAGGTTTTGTAG